The following proteins come from a genomic window of Lycium ferocissimum isolate CSIRO_LF1 chromosome 4, AGI_CSIRO_Lferr_CH_V1, whole genome shotgun sequence:
- the LOC132052875 gene encoding uncharacterized protein LOC132052875, with protein sequence MMASYSSVLQGQEDKGFPASHKLFPSFAMEEQKKKVQDFNFEEQSTDGLKKVKANWGNDSIFGLYEHSSSSGLSSPFGSELGSTETDETEIEEDEDFIAQLTQQMADYMLKDDDEEEEVSVDENDVDENRVPNYTVQTSNQYGLAGNWSNYNSREICYYNQESLGTYVKPVIDSVNQGNSSNTVFYSSDDLKRPIHVYHLKDQPTTAKQKPSKGKRVKGTTTESVQKLKIEKNNMQSTLTKKQTLGGDKIHHPIQSNGAGMRAIFLGASDSKNRSSGGTGVFLPRRINPNPNPNPTATAPKKKSGNSTVLIPARVLQALQQHFNHMDALSQSNTSALSPSHLPKNDAENETEGFVSKENQHSEDQTSVVNDQEMQLPQEWTY encoded by the exons ATGATGGCTTCTTATTCTTCTGTATTACAGGGCCAAGAAGATAAAGGTTTCCCTGCTTCTCACAAGTTGTTCCCAAGTTTTGCCATGgaagaacaaaagaagaaagttcaagattttaactttgaagaacaGAGTACTGATGGGCTGAAGAAAGTAAAAGCTAATTGGGGAAATGATTCTATTTTTGGTTTATATGAACACTCGTCTTCGTCTGGTTTAAGCAGCCCTTTTGGTTCTGAACTTGGCTCAACAGAAACTGATGAAACTGAAATTGAGGAAGATGAAGATTTCATTGCCCAGTTGACTCAACAAATGGCTGATTATATGCTtaaagatgatgatgaagaagaagaagtttctGTTGATGAAAACGATGTTGATGAAAACAGAGTCCCAAATTATACTGTCCAG ACATCAAACCAATATGGGTTGGCTGGGAATTGGTCGAATTACAATTCCAGGGAGATATGTTACTATAACCAAGAATCTTTAGGCACATATGTTAAGCCTGTGATAGACTCTGTGAATCAAGGAAACAGTTCTAATACTGTATTTTACTCTAGTGATGATTTGAAGAGACCAATTCAT GTATACCACTTGAAAGACCAACCAACTACAGCAAAACAGAAGCCCTCTAAAGGTAAACGAGTCAAGGGGACAACTACTGAGTCGGTTCAGAAACTGAAGATTGAAAAAAACAACATGCAGAGTACTTTAACCAAAAAACAAACACTTGGTGGAGATAAGATTCATCATCCTATACAGAGTAATGGAGCAGGCATGAGGGCAATATTTCTCGGAGCATCCGATTCGAAAAACAGGTCATCTGGAGGAACTGGGGTCTTCTTGCCTCGCAGAATTAATCCAAATCCTAATCCTAATCCTACTGCAACAGCACCAAAAAAGAAATCTG GAAATTCAACGGTTCTAATACCAGCTAGAGTGCTACAAGCGCTGCAACAACACTTCAACCACATGGATGCTTTGTCTCAATCAAACACATCTGCTCTCTCTCCTTCTCACCTTCCCAAAAATG ATGCAGAG AATGAAACAGAGGGTTTCGTTTCTAAAGAAAATCAACATTCAGAAGACCAAACAAGTGTGGTAAACGACCAAGAGATGCAGCTACCTCAAGAATGGACGTATTGA